In Drosophila santomea strain STO CAGO 1482 chromosome 3L, Prin_Dsan_1.1, whole genome shotgun sequence, a single window of DNA contains:
- the LOC120450455 gene encoding serine/arginine repetitive matrix protein 2, which produces MSQAAGGSTAGMEQPATGKQSKPPEDLQDNDTNSLEPGEVVTPPHHNPGSPAVKKHLSKELMISKTLRKLPDNILEHARIENGSVGTPKVQTEDADDSEGLYSDSDSSGEDLKNVEDVQKARKEKQEEAAAAALPQAPPTPLLGINPLRFHMRAPCFDFPRMGFMPRMNRGGPRGMRPLFFGRPPAPNRMGAPMMGGPPTQGPPPGVYAPQNLQGTGNSSNSGRSKRPQSDVVWTALQPPVSFVFNLVSECSNSKHENCRTKAETTDHNSKEAKLPSDTKSTETISEIDQAREKSMHRNDVRGKTSNRSHDRNLNRGRTRERSKETRGKSTEKSKNKDESRGKGREKSRDRDLTRRKSRESSPDKSYNRAKIMNLSTERDEIGRELRTTASGKSQERDQSRGKTKDRSRERDRARTKTRETSQARDQKRGKSRDAEHTRAKSKKRSRSRDKRREKSKEKLGDKEKNRDLSREKLREKSKEHSEKRNESKDKNMDTSEQNANKKPRAGSKEKDRHHSKERLHERTQNKSPENKPDAKKLNAREHSKVTPSDRKKDKVLGHLVEKAEERSKDKQRKRSREKSVTKCSKESDKDKSRERSRETAKERYQGKCRDSLKENGLDRSKRSSTPHNSRSESATTSDHNSRTINQTPSSWESREGTPPMTPPQVQISHTPIGNNTKPKDFDIFADSPPRVNTAISAPAATIERSTTPPLKSSIPIVPIAKADKLNPLLKASEIHSRIGALLEDTDLHLDALLATKEQLFRRTNEYKERKVAPKEIKAESLPNSRHNRSASSRAEVDHHKSQPRHVNPFKRESVLSGRKSSSRPSSKERRLQRHDSDVEDWDRDLEHDRNQLQGSQPRRSDEYKNFSIKKEKDLTPPPQQTNFTRTTIKIERNATPPRPMGRDVLVRNGAVAANAPPPAKEQESPDTDDYIDNWENDDSMASMPKNAPPVTPTPAPNANASLNATPLPPLPRASQFNGDDDDSNALWNANSTPPPRSKNANLPTSNIHELYDKFMNSIKMSNEHLESETLDTSKNSSLSNSTAEESSSGSETSSTSSSSTESEEDSSSEDDEANENSSNDESVTASANFNTNQDDTTGKEQLQKKNNVSKDLRKLKSLEDNLARIQMMRENYDAGDEISEELLKMESLFLMQRNAIMDKYRKQELKSNSSEDQQPVDEQETVQAQEVIKETIFPVNNIFSANREAIKLTISPLKLTRKSALFDKDEPDLPEQIKAELPKPPLQKPPKEIAIVKPTIVESRSKPKLRSPPPPAGSRRRSRSRSISRNRARRRGSRAKSRTPSPRRRRPPSPRRASRYTKRIGVTVGGIKIGRSHSRSLTRSRTRSRSPNRRRRPPTTGHRKRSSLSPIPPKLAGPRSPPPSRRRHSLSRDRERDRLSRSRSPLPFKPPSPPMRRSWSKTRSPTRRRSFSRSRSRSISPRSRSSAEGAFANYFEENQGMEAAAYYYNMSLMQQEDQDTMGEGYDAYAAYMDSAYNMEQAYAQYTEDYSNTYGDYMGEVASSPQQPGSVLRELPMAPMMPIESLVPIAPMEAMPSMVSSASVMPVAVQKGNVLEIVPSGEDIIEAEESTVAAVIDEPVEDISKPKRKGVNFVDNVLPTYESENEDRAVVGMAVERALRKYQERRSQAAAKLQLIRDELLVLPPPPPPLTPKPANLEKPVLVQKKPKFRYFHFDPFKGAIVKTHTRMLRSPNRPPFDPKHFAMLMKTGRLPQIPPGFLRHRPPILPPHVDAVTKGAMLKEFFSKHPPPPLSMPMPLPDGMPYYLSGPPPMPSGAVVSPVPVNVLPQPIPVLDGSGYQGYTLPATMVPSPVPVPVPVPLPVPLPVSTNLTPSPAMKTPYFTPPPLPELPTLPELPSQFAVNSVPTITEIMPVDILQKLGPLPKTLDVDDGGGTASPEEIIDDLKEVEAEPAEQPVVDVKPQLLVETQ; this is translated from the exons ATGTCGCAAGCAGCTGGAGGATCGACCGCCGGAATGGAGCAGCCAGCAACGGGCAAACAGTCGAAGCCACCAGAGGATCTCCAGGACAATGACACCAATAGTCTGGAACCCGGCGAGGTGGTGACCCCGCCCCATCATAACCCTGGCAGTCCAGCAGTCAAAAAGCATCTCTCCAAGGAGCTGATGATAAGCAAAACGCTGCGGAAGCTACCAGATAACATTCTGGAACATGCCCGCATTGAGAACGGATCTGTCGGTACACCAAAGGTCCAAACCGAAGATGCGGACGATAGCGAAGGCCTCTATTCGGACTCGGACTCCTCAGGGGAGGACCTTAAAAACGTGGAGGATGTGCAGAAGGCCAGGAAGGAGAAACAGGAGGaggctgcagcagctgcccTTCCCCAAGCCCCACCCACGCCGCTATTGGGCATTAATCCGCTAAGATTCCACATGAGAGCTCCTTGCTTTGACTTTCCACGCATGGGCTTTATGCCCAGGATGAACAGAGGTGGACCAAGGGGCATGCGGCCGCTATTCTTTGGACGACCACCCGCGCCGAATCGCATGGGAGCTCCCATGATGGGTGGACCACCAACACAGGGACCTCCGCCGGGAGTGTATGCACCGCAAAATCTCCAAGGAACAGGTAATAGCAGCAATTCAGGTCGTTCCAAGCGACCCCAATCAGATGTGGT ttggACAGCATTGCAGCCCCCAGTGTCCTTTGTTTTCAATCTTGTTTCCGAGTGCTCCAATTCAAAGCATGAGAATTGCAGAACTAAAGCAGAAACTACTGACCACAACTCCAAGGAAGCGAAACTCCCCAGCGATACGAAGTCCACTGAAACGATAAGTGAAATAGATCAAGCGAGGGAGAAGTCCATGCACAGAAATGACGTAAGAGGAAAAACGAGTAATCGATCCCATGACAGAAACCTAAATCGAGGAAGAACAAGGGAGAGGTCAAAAGAAACGCGCGGAAAGTCCACTGAAAAGTCCAAGAACAAGGACGAAAGCAGAGGGAAAGGAAGAGAAAAGTCAAGAGATAGAGATTTGACTCGGCGGAAAAGTAGAGAAAGTTCCCCAGATAAAAGTTATAACAGAGCAAAAATTATGAATCTATCTACAGAAAGGGATGAAATTGGACGTGAGCTTAGGACTACAGCAAGTGGAAAGTCCCAGGAAAGAGATCAATCCAGAGGTAAAACCAAAGACCGATCTAGGGAGAGAGATCGGGCTAGGACTAAAACACGTGAAACATCACAAGCCAGAGATCAAAAGAGAGGAAAGTCAAGGGATGCGGAACACACCAGAGCGAAATCAAAGAAAAGGTCGAGATCCAGGGATAAGCGTCGAGAAAAATCTAAGGAAAAGCTAGGCGATAAGGAAAAGAACAGAGATTTATCCAGGGAAAAGCTAAGGGAAAAATCTAAAGAGCACAGCGAAAAGAGAAATGAATCCAAGGACAAAAATATGGACACAAGTGAgcaaaacgcaaacaaaaagcCTCGAGCGGGTTCCAAGGAGAAAGATAGACACCATTCTAAGGAAAGACTTCATGAAAGAACTCAGAATAAGTCTCCAGAAAACAAACCTGatgcaaaaaaattaaatgcaagaGAACATTCAAAAGTAACGCCATCTGATCGTAAAAAAGACAAAGTGTTGGGACACTTAGTAGAAAAAGCAGAGGAACGTTCCAAGGATAAGCAAAGAAAGCGATCGAGGGAAAAATCTGTAACGAAATGTTCAAAGGAGAGCGACAAGGACAAATCAAGAGAGCGTTCACGGGAAACGGCTAAGGAAAGATATCAAGGAAAATGCAGGGATTCGCTGAAAGAAAATGGATTGGATAGGTCCAAGAGATCAAGTACGCCGCATAATTCCCGCAGTGAAAGTGCAACAACAAGCGACCACAACTCAAGAACAATAAACCAGACGCCTTCATCCTGGGAGAGCAGAGAAGGAACGCCACCAATGACACCGCCACAAGTTCAGATCTCTCATACTCCAATTGGCAATAACACAAAGCCCAAggattttgatatttttgccGATTCACCTCCACGAGTAAACACTGCCATTTCAGCTCCAGCTGCAACTATCGAAAGAAGCACCACGCCGCCGTTAAAGTCGTCCATTCCTATTGTTCCGATCGCTAAGGCCGACAAGCTGAATCCTCTGCTCAAGGCCAGTGAAATTCACAGTAGAATTGGCGCCCTGCTCGAAGATACCGATTTGCATTTGGATGCTCTATTGGCTACTAAAGAGCAGTTGTTCCGTCGCACCAATGAATACAAGGAGAGAAAAGTGGCTCCCAAAGAGATTAAAGCGGAATCCCTTCCGAATAGCAGGCATAATAGATCTGCTAGTAGTAGGGCAGAGGTCGATCATCACAAAAGCCAACCAAGACATGTAAATCCTTTCAAGCGCGAATCAGTATTAAGCGGGAGGAAATCTTCCTCTCGGCCTTCAAGCAAGGAGAGGCGACTTCAAAGACACGACAGTGATGTTGAGGACTGGGATAGAGATCTAGAACACGATAGAAATCAATTACAAGGATCCCAGCCAAGACGAAGTGATGAGTATAAAAATTTCAGcattaaaaaggaaaaagatcTTACGCCCCCGCCTCAGCAAACGAACTTTACTCGAACCACTATAAAAATCGAACGCAATGCCACGCCTCCTCGGCCTATGGGGCGCGATGTGCTGGTTAGAAACGGTGCAGTGGCGGCCAATGCTCCTCCACCGGCAAAAGAGCAAGAAAGTCCCGATACGGATGACTACATCGACAACTGGGAAAACGACGATTCAATGGCCAGTATGCCAAAGAACGCCCCTCCCGTTACTCCAACTCCTGCTCCAAATGCCAACGCATCTCTCAACGCTACACCTCTGCCACCCTTGCCGCGAGCTTCGCAATTTAATGGCGATGATGACGACTCCAACGCTTTGTGGAATGCAAACAGCACACCTCCTCCGCGATCCAAAAATGCGAACCTGCCGACGAGCAACATCCATGAATTATATGACAAATTCATGAATAGTATTAAGATGTCCAACGAGCATTTGGAGTCGGAAACGCTGGACACCTCCAAAAATAGCTCCTTGAGCAATTCCACAGCCGAAGAAAGTTCCTCGGGTAGCGAGACTTCCTCAACAAGTAGCAGCAGTACCGAATCCGAGGAGGACTCCAGTTCGGAGGACGACGAAGCCAATGAAAACTCTTCAAATGATGAATCGGTGACAGCATCAGCTAATTTCAACACAAATCAGGATGACACCACTGGTAAGGAGCagctgcaaaagaaaaacaatgtTAGCAAGGACCTACGCAAACTTAAGAGCCTTGAGGACAATCTGGCTAGGATTCAGATGATGCGTGAAAACTATGATGCGGGCGATGAGATCTCCGAAGAACTGCTAAAAATGGAATCCCTATTTCTAATGCAGCGCAACGCGATCATGGATAAATATCGCAAACAGGAACTCAAAAGCAATTCCAGTGAGGATCAGCAGCCGGTAGATGAACAAGAAACTGTCCAGGCACAAGAGGTGATTAAGGAGACAATCTTTCCTGTGAACAATATATTCAGTGCCAATCGGGAAGCCATCAAATTGACCATCTCGCCATTGAAACTGACAAGGAAATCTGCACTTTTCGACAAGGATGAACCAGATCTACCAGAACAAATCAAGGCGGAGCTGCCAAAGCCACCACTACAAAAGCCACCAAAGGAGATTGCTATTGTGAAACCGACCATTGTCGAATCCCGATCTAAGCCTAAGCTAAGGAGTCCACCGCCACCAGCAGGAAGTCGTCGCAGATCCCGGTCCCGTTCTATTTCCAGAAATAGGGCCCGTCGTCGCGGCTCGAGGGCCAAGTCACGAACGCCCAGCCCCAGACGTCGGCGTCCTCCATCGCCCAGAAGAGCTTCCCGATACACAAAGCGAATAGGAGTTACTGTCGGTGGAATTAAGATAGGAAGAAGTCACAGTAGAAGCTTGACAAGGAGTCGAACACGCAGTAGGAGTCCAAACAGAAGAAGACGTCCGCCAACAACTGGGCATAGAAAACGCAGTTCATTATCTCCTATTCCACCAAAATTGGCTGGACCCCGGTCACCTCCTCCTTCCCGTCGTCGTCACTCACTAAGCCGCGATCGAGAACGTGATCGCTTGTCTCGCTCGCGTTCCCCCTTGCCCTTCAAACCACCTTCCCCGCCAATGAGACGCAGTTGGTCCAAAACACGATCCCCAACCAGGAGGAGATCGTTCTCCAGGTCGAGATCGCGGTCTATATCACCAAGATCTCGATCATCTGCAGAAGGAGCCTTCGCAAATTATTTTGAGGAGAATCAGGGCATGGAAGCGGCTGCCTACTACTACAATATGTCATTGATGCAGCAGGAAGATCAGGATACGATGGGTGAGGGCTATGACGCCTACGCCGCCTATATGGACTCCGCATACAACATGGAACAAGCATATGCCCAGTACACTGAAGACTATTCGAATACGTATGGGGATTATATGGGCGAAGTAGCTTCGTCACCTCAGCAACCTGGATCGGTTCTTAGGGAACTGCCTATGGCGCCGATGATGCCCATAGAATCCCTTGTTCCTATAGCGCCAATGGAGGCAATGCCATCGATGGTGTCCTCGGCGTCAGTGATGCCAGTGGCTGTACAAAAAGGTAACGTTTTGGAAATAGTACCTTCCGGTGAGGATATAATAGAAGCGGAAGAGAGCACAGTGGCAGCTGTAATAGATGAGCCAGTGGAGGACATTAG tAAACCAAAGCGAAAAGGCGTCAATTTCGTGGATAACGTGCTGCCCACTTACGAGAGCGAGAACGAAGATCGCGCAGTTGTTGGAATGGCGGTGGAACGTGCCTTGCGGAAATATCAAGAGCGTCGCTCCCAAGCCGCCGCCAAGCTGCAACTGATACGCGATGAGCTACTTGTGTtacctccaccaccaccgccactgACACCGAAGCCGGCCAATCTAGAAAAGCCTGTTTTGGTGCAGAAGAAACCGAAGTTCCGATACTTTCATTTTGATCCTTTCAAAGGCGCAATAGTAAAGACGCACACACGAATGCTACGCTCACCCAACCGCCCTCCATTCGATCCCAAGCACTTTGCCATGCTAATGAAGACCGGCCGCCTGCCTCAGATTCCTCCAGGATTCCTGCGACACCGCCCGCCAATTTTACCACCGCATGTCGATGCTGTAACGAAAGGAGCCATGCTTAAGGAATTCTTCAGCAAACATCCTCCACCGCCGCTGTCGATGCCCATGCCTCTACCCGATGGGATGCCCTATTACCTGAGTGGTCCACCGCCTATGCCAAGTGGAGCTGTTGTTTCTCCTGTGCCTGTTAATGTGCTACCACAACCCATACCCGTGCTGGATGGAAGTGGTTATCAGGGTTATACTCTGCCGGCTACAATGGTACCATCACCAGTTCCAGTTCCTGTGCCAGTGCCGTTGCCTGTGCCCTTGCCTGTTTCTACTAACCTTACGCCATCTCCCGCGATGAAAACTCCTTACTTCACACCACCACCCCTGCCCGAGCTGCCGACTCTACCCGAACTGCCGTCTCAATTCGCTGTGAATTCGGTGCCCACTATAACGGAGATAATGCCAGTGGATATACTACAGAAGTTGGGACCGCTGCCCAAGACCTTGGACGTTGATGATGGAGGCGGAACTGCCAGTCCGGAGGAGATTATCGACGATCTCAAGGAGGTTGAAGCAGAGCCAGCCGAACAGCCTGTGGTGGACGTTAAGCCGCAGCTCCTTGTGGAGACCCAGTAG
- the LOC120450456 gene encoding cytochrome P450 307a1, translating into MLAVLICTILAISLSAVATSYICILYGVKRRVIQPVKTKKSTEINHLAYQKYNQAPGPRPWPIIGNLHLLDRYRDSPFGGFTALSQEYGDIYSLTFGHTRCLVVNNLELIREVLNQNGKLMSGRPDFIRYHKLFGGERSNSLALCDWSQLQQKRRNLARRHCSPRESSSYYMKMSQIGCEEMEHWNRELRNQLVPGEPINIKPLILKACGNMFSQYMCSLRFDYDDVDFQRIVQYFDEIFWEINQGHPLDFLPWLYPFYQRHLNKIINWSSTIRGFIMDRIIRHRELNVDLDEPDRDFTDALLKSLIEDKDVSRNTIIFMLEDFIGGHSAVGNLVMLVLAYIAKNLDIGRRIQEEIDAITSEEKRPINLLDMSAMPYTMATIFEVLRYSSSPIVPHVATEDTVISGYGVTKGTIVFINNYVLNSSEKYWLNPTEFNPSRFLETPKEPNPKSLIASDSGIESDNEKLQLKKNIPHFLPFSIGKRTCIGQNLVRGFGFLVLVNVMQRYDISSHDLSTIKISPESLALPADCFPLVLTPRK; encoded by the coding sequence ATGCTGGCTGTTTTGATTTGCACTATCTTGGCGATTTCACTGAGTGCTGTGGCCACGTCCTACATATGCATTCTATATGGAGTCAAACGCCGCGTTATTCAGCCCgttaaaacaaagaaatccACTGAAATCAATCACTTAGCTTATCAGAAATATAATCAGGCTCCTGGCCCGCGACCATGGCCCATTATTGGGAATCTGCATCTGCTGGATCGTTATAGAGACAGTCCCTTTGGGGGATTTACGGCGCTGTCCCAAGAATACGGAGACATCTACTCCCTGACTTTTGGCCACACCCGCTGTTTGGTGGTGAACAACTTGGAGCTGATCCGCGAGGTGCTGAACCAGAATGGCAAGCTGATGAGCGGACGGCCGGACTTCATACGATATCATAAATTATTTGGAGGCGAGCGGAGCAATTCGCTGGCACTCTGCGATTGGTCACAGCTGCAGCAGAAGAGAAGGAATCTCGCCAGGCGTCACTGCTCGCCCAGGGAGTCCTCCTCCTACTACATGAAAATGTCCCAAATTGGCTGCGAGGAAATGGAGCACTGGAATCGGGAGCTGAGAAACCAACTGGTGCCTGGAGAGCCCATCAACATAAAGCCACTGATTCTCAAGGCCTGTGGAAATATGTTTAGTCAGTACATGTGTTCCCTGAGATTCGACTACGATGATGTGGATTTCCAACGGATTGTTCAGTACTTTGATGAGATATTCTGGGAGATCAATCAGGGCCATCCGCTGGATTTTCTACCCTGGCTATATCCATTCTACCAGCGACACCTGAACAAGATCATCAACTGGTCCTCGACCATCAGGGGCTTCATAATGGACAGGATTATCCGGCATCGGGAGCTGAACGTCGATTTGGATGAGCCAGATCGGGATTTCACGGATGCACTACTTAAAAGCCTGATTGAGGATAAAGATGTCTCCCGGAACACGATCATCTTTATGCTGGAGGATTTCATTGGCGGACACTCAGCGGTTGGAAATCTGGTGATGCTGGTGCTGGCCTATATAGCCAAGAATCTGGATATTGGTCGGAGAATCCAGGAGGAGATAGACGCAATTACATCAGAGGAAAAGAGGCCAATCAACTTACTGGACATGAGTGCTATGCCGTACACGATGGCGACGATTTTTGAGGTGCTGCGTTATTCATCCTCTCCAATTGTTCCCCATGTGGCCACTGAGGATACAGTGATCTCTGGCTACGGAGTGACCAAGGGCACCATTGTGTTCATCAACAACTATGTGCTTAACTCCAGCGAGAAATACTGGCTAAACCCAACAGAATTTAATCCATCAAGATTTTTGGAAACACCAAAGGAACCAAATCCGAAAAGTTTAATAGCTTCTGATTCCGGCATTGAAAGTGATAATGAAAAACTGCAACTAAAAAAGAATATTCCGCATTTTCTGCCCTTCAGCATCGGAAAGCGGACTTGCATTGGCCAGAATTTGGTGAGGGGCTTTGGTTTCCTGGTCCTGGTTAACGTCATGCAGAGATATGATATCAGCAGTCATGATCTATCGACGATTAAGATCAGTCCGGAGAGTTTGGCACTGCCTGCCGATTGCTTTCCACTGGTCTTGACACCCAGGAAATAG
- the LOC120450457 gene encoding alkaline phosphatase, with protein sequence MVKSCLILCFIALLVIQVRSDPADDQEQAQHPRLQSSRDFEALDEELDTRFWHDKAQSILADKLASHRKLNENRAKNVILFLGDGMSVHTIAATRAFMGDSNKQVFFEKFPYLGLSKTYAVNERTPDSATTATAYLTGVKANYGTIGVNAQVQRGDCVTNSSTHVQSIGQWAQEAGKWAGVVTTARVTHASPAGVYAHVAERNWEHDGEIISSKCSPDLNTDIARQLVEWPVGQELRVIMGGGRSYFRDQSHHDETGVSGLRTDGRDLISDWQEIKKQQGAEGKYVWSLKGLKETDLSKTDYLLGLFDTSHLPYHGDRRRTHYEDAEPSLSDMTETAIKMLSKNDEGYFLFVESGRIDMAHHDTNAKKALEDTEEFAAAIELARKMTDEEDTLIVVTSDHSHTMSINGYPYRRQNILSLAPNLADDELPFTILSYANGPGFDDTYSSKDGRIDLSHADTTNADFAFQATVPLSSETHGAEDVGVFASGPFEHLFTGNYEQSSIPAMMAYAANIGPFAKDKINEQ encoded by the exons ATGGTAAAGAGTTGCCTCATCTTGTGCTTCATCGCTCTCCTGGTCATCCAGGTTCGGAGTGATCCAGCCGATGACCAAGAACAAG CCCAACATCCCCGTCTGCAATCATCACGCGACTTCGAGGCCCTCGACGAGGAGCTGGACACACGATTCTGGCACGATAAGGCCCAATCGATTTTGGCCGATAAGCTGGCCAGCCATAGGAAACTCAACGAGAATCGCGCCAAGAACGTGATCCTATTTTTGGGCGATGGCATGTCCGTGCATACGATCGCAGCCACACGTGCTTTCATGGGCGATAGCAACAAGCAGGTCTTCTTCGAGAAGTTCCCCTACTTGGGTCTGTCCAAGACCTATGCCGTCAACGAGCGTACTCCGGACTCGGCCACCACAGCGACGGCCTATCTGACCGGAGTCAAGGCCAACTATGGCACCATTGGCGTCAATGCCCAGGTGCAGAGGGGCGACTGCGTGACCAACTCGAGCACCCATGTCCAGAGCATTGGCCAGTGGGCCCAGGAGGCTGGCAAGTGGGCCGGTGTGGTGACCACCGCCCGGGTGACACACGCTTCTCCAGCCGGTGTTTATGCCCACGTCGCCGAGCGGAATTGGGAGCACGATGGTGAGATCATCAGCTCCAAATGCAGTCCCGACCTCAACACGGATATTGCACGGCAGCTGGTGGAATGGCCAGTGGGTCAGGAACTGCGCGTCATCATGGGCGGCGGTCGATCCTATTTCCGGGATCAGTCCCACCACGACGAGACTGGCGTTTCGGGCCTGCGAACCGATGGTCGCGATCTGATCAGCGATTGGCAAGAGATCAAGAAACAGCAGGGAGCGGAGGGCAAGTACGTCTGGTCACTGAAGGGCTTGAAGGAAACGGATCTCAGCAAGACGGACTATCTTCTTGGCCTCTTCGACACCTCCCACCTGCCCTACCATGGCGATCGTCGGCGCACCCATTATGAAGATGCCGAGCCATCCCTTTCCGACATGACCGAAACGGCCATCAAAATGCTGAGCAAGAACGACGAGGGTTACTTCCTGTTCGTCGAGAGTGGACGCATCGATATGGCCCATCATGACACCAATGCGAAGAAGGCTCTGGAGGATACCGAGGAATTCGCGGCAGCCATTGAGTTGGCTAGGAAAATGACCGACGAGGAGGACACGCTGATTGTGGTGACTTCGGATCACTCGCACACCATGTCCATTAACGGCTATCCG TACCGCCGACAGAACATCCTTTCGCTAGCTCCCAATCTGGCCGATGATGAGCTGCCCTTTACCATCTTGTCCTATGCTAATGGCCCGGGATTCGATGACACCTACAGTTCCAAGGATGGACGCATTGACCTTTCCCATGCGGACACAACGAATGCGGACTTTGCATTCCAGGCCACGGTGCCACTGAGCAGTGAAACCCACGGCGCCGAGGATGTGGGTGTCTTTGCCTCCGGTCCCTTCGAGCACCTTTTCACCGGCAATTATGAGCAGAGCTCCATACCAGCCATGATGGCTTATGCCGCCAACATTGGACCCTTTGCCAAGGACAAGATTAATGAGCAATAA